A DNA window from Allokutzneria albata contains the following coding sequences:
- a CDS encoding Lrp/AsnC ligand binding domain-containing protein — MVQAYILIQTEVGKAAAVAAEIATIPGVISSEDVTGPYDVIVRSEAETVDQLGQLVVASIQGVDGITRTLTCPVVHL, encoded by the coding sequence GTGGTCCAGGCATACATCCTGATCCAGACCGAGGTCGGCAAGGCGGCAGCCGTCGCCGCCGAGATCGCCACCATTCCCGGCGTGATCAGTTCCGAGGACGTGACCGGTCCCTACGACGTGATCGTCCGTTCGGAGGCGGAGACCGTCGACCAGCTCGGCCAGCTCGTGGTGGCCAGCATCCAGGGCGTCGACGGCATCACGCGCACGCTGACCTGTCCTGTGGTCCACCTCTGA